One genomic region from Enterobacter hormaechei ATCC 49162 encodes:
- the pntB gene encoding Re/Si-specific NAD(P)(+) transhydrogenase subunit beta gives MSGGLVTAAYIVAAILFIFSLAGLSKHETSQQGNNFGIAGMAIALIATIFGPDTGNVAWILVAMIIGGAIGIRLAKRVEMTEMPELVAILHSFVGLAAVLVGFNSYLYHEPGLEPILVNIHLTEVFLGIFIGAVTFTGSIVAFGKLRGKISSKPLMLPNRHKLNLAALVVSFVLLVVFVRTESVGLQVLALLVMTLIALAFGWHLVASIGGADMPVVVSMLNSYSGWAAAAAGFMLSNDLLIVTGALVGSSGAILSYIMCKAMNRSFISVIAGGFGSDGSSTGSDEEVGEHREISAEDTAEMLKNAHSVIITPGYGMAVAQAQYPVAEITEKLRARGIKVRFGIHPVAGRLPGHMNVLLAEAKVPYDIVLEMDEINDDFADTDTVLVIGANDTVNPAAQDDPRSPIAGMPVLEVWKAQNVIVFKRSMNTGYAGVQNPLFFKENTHMLFGDAKASVDAILKAL, from the coding sequence ATGTCTGGAGGATTAGTTACAGCCGCATACATTGTTGCTGCAATCCTGTTTATTTTCAGTCTGGCGGGGCTTTCCAAACACGAAACGTCTCAGCAGGGAAATAACTTTGGTATCGCCGGGATGGCGATTGCGCTGATTGCCACTATCTTCGGGCCGGACACCGGCAACGTGGCGTGGATCCTGGTGGCGATGATCATCGGCGGCGCGATTGGTATTCGTCTGGCGAAACGCGTTGAAATGACCGAGATGCCGGAGCTGGTTGCCATTCTGCACAGCTTCGTGGGTCTGGCGGCGGTGCTGGTGGGCTTCAACAGCTACCTGTACCACGAACCGGGCCTGGAGCCGATTCTGGTTAACATCCATCTGACCGAAGTGTTCCTCGGCATCTTCATCGGTGCAGTGACCTTCACCGGGTCGATTGTGGCGTTCGGTAAGCTGCGCGGGAAGATCTCTTCTAAACCGCTGATGCTGCCTAACCGCCATAAGCTGAACCTGGCGGCGCTGGTCGTATCCTTTGTGCTGCTGGTGGTCTTCGTGCGTACCGAAAGCGTAGGCTTGCAGGTGCTGGCGTTACTGGTGATGACCCTCATCGCGCTGGCGTTCGGCTGGCATCTGGTGGCGTCTATCGGCGGGGCAGATATGCCGGTGGTTGTCTCCATGCTGAACTCCTACTCCGGTTGGGCGGCGGCGGCGGCAGGCTTTATGCTCAGCAACGACCTGCTGATTGTCACCGGTGCGCTGGTTGGTTCTTCCGGTGCCATCCTGTCTTACATCATGTGTAAGGCGATGAACCGTTCGTTTATCAGCGTCATCGCGGGTGGCTTCGGTTCGGACGGTTCATCAACCGGCTCTGACGAAGAAGTGGGCGAGCACCGTGAAATCAGTGCAGAAGACACCGCAGAGATGCTGAAAAACGCGCATTCTGTCATCATCACCCCAGGCTACGGCATGGCGGTGGCGCAGGCGCAGTATCCGGTGGCGGAAATCACCGAGAAACTGCGCGCGCGCGGTATCAAGGTTCGCTTTGGTATTCACCCGGTGGCGGGGCGTCTGCCAGGCCACATGAACGTGCTGCTGGCGGAAGCGAAGGTGCCTTACGACATCGTGCTGGAAATGGACGAGATCAACGATGATTTCGCCGACACCGACACCGTGCTGGTGATTGGCGCCAACGACACCGTTAACCCGGCGGCGCAGGACGATCCGCGTAGCCCAATTGCGGGAATGCCTGTTCTGGAAGTGTGGAAGGCGCAGAACGTCATTGTCTTCAAACGCTCGATGAACACCGGTTATGCTGGCGTACAGAACCCGCTGTTCTTCAAAGAGAACACCCACATGCTGTTTGGCGACGCCAAGGCCAGCGTGGATGCGATCCTGAAAGCGCTGTAA
- a CDS encoding mechanosensitive ion channel family protein produces the protein MRFLSRFDIIELMMTPSFWIGVATVVFVTLLVYWLLTRLIAFVKKGITTWGDKHPTTNRMRFILTDMLNRTSRFLLFVVALLFSLRFVDLPDHLFGTVSHAWFLVFAIQVALWMDQGVVSWLRHVMLAPGSHKNPVTLVITGLILRAIVWSVMLLSILANAGVNITALVASLGVGGIAIALAVQTILSDVFASLSIGFDKPFEIGDFVVFNDVAGTVEHIGLKTTRIRSLSGEQIVCGNAILLQQTLHNYKRMQTRRIVFTFGVASDTAPDKLRSVGEMVKQIITDVGETKFDRAHFLGFDRDRLTFEVVHIVNTADYNKYMDIQQEINIRILEGLNQQEIKLALPSMVLHAPWMNADDEASAQRLSEAQ, from the coding sequence ATGCGATTTTTGTCCCGCTTCGACATCATTGAGCTGATGATGACGCCGTCTTTCTGGATCGGCGTCGCCACGGTGGTCTTTGTAACTCTGCTGGTGTACTGGCTGCTGACGCGCCTGATCGCCTTCGTTAAGAAAGGGATCACTACCTGGGGCGACAAGCACCCTACCACCAACCGGATGCGTTTTATCCTGACGGATATGCTTAACCGCACCAGCCGCTTTCTGCTGTTTGTGGTGGCGCTGCTGTTCAGCCTGCGCTTCGTCGACTTACCGGATCATCTCTTTGGTACCGTGAGCCACGCCTGGTTTCTGGTCTTCGCGATCCAGGTGGCGCTGTGGATGGATCAGGGGGTTGTGTCGTGGCTTCGTCACGTCATGCTGGCGCCGGGTAGCCATAAAAACCCGGTGACGCTGGTGATCACGGGGCTTATCCTCCGTGCCATTGTCTGGTCAGTGATGCTGCTGTCTATTCTTGCTAACGCGGGCGTCAACATCACTGCTCTGGTTGCGAGCCTTGGGGTAGGGGGTATTGCCATCGCCCTCGCGGTGCAAACGATCCTGAGCGACGTGTTTGCATCGCTCTCTATCGGGTTTGATAAGCCGTTCGAAATTGGCGATTTTGTGGTGTTTAACGATGTCGCCGGGACGGTAGAGCACATTGGCCTGAAAACCACCCGTATCCGCAGTCTGAGCGGGGAGCAAATTGTCTGCGGGAACGCCATCCTGCTGCAACAGACGCTGCATAACTATAAGCGGATGCAAACGCGCCGGATCGTCTTTACCTTCGGGGTCGCCAGCGACACGGCGCCGGACAAACTGCGTTCTGTGGGGGAGATGGTCAAACAGATCATTACGGACGTCGGGGAAACGAAGTTTGACCGCGCCCATTTCCTGGGCTTCGATCGCGATCGTCTGACCTTCGAGGTGGTCCATATCGTTAATACGGCAGATTACAACAAGTACATGGATATTCAGCAGGAGATCAATATCCGTATTCTGGAGGGATTGAACCAGCAGGAGATCAAGCTGGCGCTGCCGAGCATGGTTCTGCACGCGCCCTGGATGAATGCCGACGACGAGGCATCTGCGCAACGGTTGAGCGAAGCGCAATAA